From Amycolatopsis sp. cg9, one genomic window encodes:
- a CDS encoding trypsin-like serine protease has protein sequence MATRSVRGTIRHRLLAGPRQAYHTALDSLDTPPHVADDPIDAPWIAAVHYDGGDRSDHFTGLGVVIAPDWVLTCAHLFCPALDQPHTGEPPTAEKTFHVRIGDPRLFTGKRHTIAERIENGYLPAIGTPDARKNRAKPSADLALLRLTEPTDVPPARLLAGPISEGTALTCLGWPDGHHGPGLLTQVNTTTITRKAALGGLIKSDEFCAANVPAPASMSNGYSGGAARLVPGTAEDAPPPVVGLLSRGADIGDDTISWPAIIVDLTSHREFIEATTGVTFLTAERTADL, from the coding sequence ATGGCAACCCGATCTGTCCGAGGAACCATCCGGCATAGGTTGCTGGCCGGACCGCGGCAGGCCTACCACACCGCACTGGACAGCCTCGACACCCCGCCCCACGTCGCCGACGATCCGATCGACGCGCCGTGGATCGCCGCCGTGCACTACGACGGCGGCGACCGCAGCGACCACTTCACCGGTCTCGGCGTCGTCATCGCCCCCGACTGGGTTCTCACCTGCGCACACCTGTTCTGCCCGGCACTCGACCAGCCCCACACCGGCGAACCGCCCACCGCCGAGAAAACCTTCCACGTCCGCATCGGCGATCCCCGCCTCTTCACCGGTAAACGGCACACGATCGCCGAACGCATCGAAAACGGCTACCTGCCTGCGATCGGCACTCCCGACGCGCGGAAGAACCGCGCCAAACCCAGCGCCGATCTCGCGTTGCTGCGCCTGACCGAGCCGACCGACGTCCCACCCGCGCGCCTGCTCGCCGGCCCGATCTCCGAGGGCACCGCCCTCACCTGCCTGGGCTGGCCCGACGGCCACCACGGACCCGGGCTGCTGACCCAGGTCAACACCACCACCATCACCCGCAAAGCCGCCCTCGGCGGCCTGATCAAGTCCGACGAGTTCTGCGCGGCCAACGTCCCGGCCCCGGCGAGCATGAGCAACGGCTACTCCGGTGGAGCTGCCCGGCTCGTACCGGGCACCGCCGAGGACGCACCGCCGCCGGTCGTCGGCCTCCTCAGCCGCGGAGCCGACATCGGCGACGACACCATCTCCTGGCCCGCGATCATCGTCGACCTCACCTCGCACCGCGAGTTCATCGAGGCGACCACCGGCGTCACGTTCCTCACCGCCGAACGAACCGCGGATCTGTGA